The Corallococcus exiguus genome includes a window with the following:
- the traA gene encoding outer membrane exchange protein TraA — MLAVCLASAPAVAQKLPAVVVTGAPAAPSPVNDVGTGLCMASNVWTRTAAEYPQSQSLYTDVLNAYMEENRGTRMTSVLRSAFDLSNNLNDGRILSYGDFINVVSGCAQGGCPFHYNDSTTRFVSRFRGYLNVTPSMVGRVLHFGFYADDAISLVLFDKASARYDIVIRPPELGAATRRTTNSVTFTQSGLYPIELLYVQIVEHAALEFSVLDGPFTDYDRPANQVPVVPLNTNGFNLVQPAQLFQTETGRPSFPDNLDQCVQCNRQFANQPGNGSCGSSYYCNSAALCAPCDTNLLCGSTCTPCGPTAPICAEVNGQFTCVACTQNSDCATGRCDTTTNVCTGCVRDSDCGSGQVCDEPNFTCVQCTSDAECPGSQVCDLTANTCVECNKDTQCDRGESCSNNVCTPCNTNDACAGNSCNCCPNGTQCAAPTPGAPPSCVECTTDSQCSNGQRCDTLNGACVDSVAECNTSDRCGPGCSKCPGERPYCLDGEVCVQCRNDLECGDGQTCVSGECSSCTTDKRCGPRCDSCGEGAPFCLSDGTAQNSVCVGCVNDTDCGSGKCDPTTRTCTNTGACAVTCEQGRVCDGSTCVECFADAHCPCGGTCDLTSNTCLETCADSGDCLGVEFCSAETQQCERGRRKPGTEPQGGAFCCGTTAEDTPTGSTAMLVTLALGFLFLRSTRRVR, encoded by the coding sequence CTGCTCGCCGTGTGCCTCGCGAGCGCGCCTGCCGTGGCACAGAAGCTGCCGGCCGTCGTGGTGACTGGGGCACCCGCGGCGCCCTCTCCGGTCAACGATGTCGGAACAGGGCTCTGCATGGCGTCCAACGTGTGGACGCGCACCGCGGCGGAGTATCCGCAAAGTCAGTCGCTCTATACGGACGTCCTGAATGCATACATGGAGGAGAACCGCGGTACGCGCATGACCTCCGTGCTGCGCTCCGCGTTCGACCTGTCGAACAACCTGAACGACGGTCGCATCCTGAGCTACGGCGACTTCATCAATGTGGTCTCGGGCTGCGCGCAGGGCGGCTGCCCATTCCACTACAACGATTCGACCACCCGGTTCGTCTCCCGCTTTCGCGGCTACTTGAACGTCACTCCGAGCATGGTCGGGCGGGTCCTGCACTTCGGCTTCTATGCCGACGACGCCATCAGCCTCGTGCTGTTCGACAAGGCCAGCGCGCGGTACGACATCGTCATCCGGCCACCGGAGCTCGGTGCGGCCACGCGACGCACCACCAACTCCGTCACCTTCACGCAGTCCGGCCTGTACCCCATTGAGTTGCTCTACGTGCAGATCGTGGAGCACGCGGCGCTGGAGTTCTCGGTTCTAGACGGCCCGTTCACGGACTACGACCGCCCGGCGAATCAAGTTCCGGTCGTCCCGCTCAACACCAATGGGTTCAACCTGGTCCAGCCCGCGCAGCTGTTCCAGACCGAAACCGGCCGACCGTCGTTCCCGGACAACCTGGACCAGTGCGTCCAGTGCAACCGCCAGTTCGCGAATCAGCCCGGCAATGGCAGTTGCGGTTCGTCCTACTACTGCAACTCCGCTGCGCTCTGCGCGCCCTGTGACACGAACCTCCTTTGCGGAAGCACGTGCACGCCGTGCGGACCAACCGCGCCCATCTGCGCCGAGGTCAACGGCCAGTTCACCTGCGTCGCTTGCACCCAGAACAGTGACTGCGCCACGGGCCGCTGCGACACCACCACCAACGTGTGCACCGGCTGCGTCCGCGATTCCGACTGCGGCTCCGGCCAGGTCTGCGACGAGCCGAACTTCACCTGCGTCCAGTGCACCTCCGACGCGGAGTGCCCCGGCAGCCAGGTCTGCGACCTCACCGCGAACACCTGCGTCGAGTGCAACAAAGACACCCAATGCGACCGCGGTGAGAGCTGCTCCAACAACGTCTGCACGCCTTGCAACACCAACGACGCCTGCGCCGGCAACTCCTGCAACTGCTGCCCCAATGGCACCCAGTGCGCCGCGCCCACTCCCGGCGCCCCGCCCTCCTGCGTCGAGTGCACCACCGACAGCCAGTGCTCCAACGGCCAGCGCTGCGACACCCTGAACGGCGCCTGCGTCGACAGCGTCGCCGAGTGCAACACCTCCGACCGCTGCGGCCCCGGCTGCTCCAAGTGCCCCGGTGAGCGCCCCTACTGTCTCGACGGCGAGGTCTGCGTCCAGTGCCGCAACGACCTGGAATGCGGCGACGGCCAGACCTGCGTCAGCGGTGAATGCAGCTCCTGCACCACCGACAAGCGCTGCGGCCCGCGCTGCGACTCGTGCGGCGAGGGCGCTCCGTTCTGCCTCTCCGACGGCACCGCGCAGAACAGCGTGTGCGTGGGCTGCGTCAACGACACCGACTGCGGCAGCGGCAAGTGCGACCCCACCACCCGCACCTGCACCAACACCGGCGCCTGCGCCGTGACGTGCGAGCAGGGGCGCGTGTGCGACGGCTCCACGTGCGTCGAGTGCTTCGCCGATGCCCACTGCCCCTGCGGCGGCACCTGCGACCTCACCTCCAACACCTGCCTCGAAACCTGCGCCGACAGCGGCGACTGCCTGGGCGTCGAGTTCTGCTCCGCCGAAACCCAGCAGTGCGAACGCGGCCGCCGCAAACCCGGCACTGAACCCCAGGGCGGCGCCTTCTGCTGCGGCACCACCGCCGAGGATACCCCCACCGGCAGCACCGCCATGCTGGTCACCCTCGCCCTGGGCTTCCTCTTCCTGCGCTCCACTCGCCGCGTCCGATGA
- the traB gene encoding outer membrane exchange protein TraB, which translates to MKPSRAPLLPLLLALALSTAAHAAPDPRFNIQVFRPSGAPQDLVMVTQSRPLSHLSVAAGPYFSYSLNPLSLVPKDGDLGSISLVGNRLQLDVMATVGLFDWFEVGVDMPLVLLQGGQNLEVIGTEGPVESFALGDLRLMGKVAIPGFRRSAEGHGWGASLTLNVSFPTGVQEAFAGDGELTWAPGLVLDYRFESGILLAFNGGFWKRPDVIFSGTQLGDMAPFGLGTEVPLLRGSGITALGMVNGAFGLKKAPGQERQIPAELLIGLRWYSSLGVTFTFGGGLGCGCSLASPNLSFFTSIIWVPAKTREWEAIERFKEPPEPPPPPVDPDNDGVIGERDRCPNLAGPVENSGCPDTDADSDGVVDRIDKCPDVPQGKRGRDGCPLARTSGNKIVILEQVNFATDQDVILSESYPVLEEVARVMEENPKMDRILIEGHTDSRASDQYNLELSKRRAASVKRFLIETGVAAERVCSQGYGRSMPLADNATEEGMALNRRVEFTIQPPSDGPRPPCPDDAEAASKKKGGKQRPAPPKKQP; encoded by the coding sequence ATGAAGCCCTCCCGCGCGCCGCTCCTCCCGCTGCTGCTGGCCCTCGCGCTGTCCACCGCCGCCCACGCCGCGCCGGATCCGCGCTTCAACATCCAGGTCTTCCGCCCGTCCGGCGCGCCGCAGGACCTGGTGATGGTCACCCAGTCCCGGCCCCTGTCCCACCTGTCCGTCGCCGCCGGGCCCTACTTCAGCTACTCCCTCAACCCGCTCTCCCTCGTCCCCAAGGACGGAGACCTGGGCTCCATCAGCCTCGTGGGCAACCGGCTCCAGCTGGATGTCATGGCCACGGTGGGCCTCTTCGACTGGTTCGAGGTCGGCGTGGACATGCCGCTCGTGCTCCTGCAGGGCGGCCAGAACCTGGAGGTCATCGGCACCGAAGGGCCCGTGGAGAGCTTCGCCCTGGGCGACCTCCGCCTCATGGGCAAGGTGGCCATCCCCGGCTTCCGCCGCTCCGCGGAGGGCCACGGCTGGGGCGCGTCACTCACGCTCAACGTCAGCTTCCCCACCGGCGTGCAGGAGGCCTTCGCGGGCGACGGCGAGCTCACCTGGGCGCCGGGCCTGGTGCTCGACTACCGCTTCGAGTCCGGCATCCTCCTCGCCTTCAACGGCGGCTTCTGGAAGCGGCCGGACGTCATCTTCAGCGGCACGCAGCTGGGCGACATGGCGCCGTTCGGCCTGGGCACGGAGGTGCCCCTCTTGCGCGGCAGCGGCATCACCGCGCTCGGCATGGTGAACGGCGCGTTCGGCCTCAAGAAGGCTCCGGGCCAGGAGCGGCAGATTCCCGCGGAGCTGCTCATCGGCCTGCGCTGGTACAGCTCGCTGGGCGTCACCTTCACCTTCGGCGGTGGCCTGGGCTGCGGCTGCTCGCTGGCGTCGCCGAACCTGAGCTTCTTCACGTCCATCATCTGGGTGCCCGCCAAGACGCGCGAGTGGGAGGCCATCGAGCGCTTCAAGGAGCCGCCCGAGCCGCCCCCGCCGCCCGTGGACCCCGACAACGATGGCGTCATCGGTGAGCGCGACCGCTGCCCCAACCTCGCGGGCCCGGTGGAGAACAGCGGCTGCCCGGACACCGACGCGGACTCCGACGGCGTGGTGGACCGCATCGACAAGTGCCCGGACGTCCCGCAGGGCAAGCGCGGCCGCGACGGCTGTCCGCTCGCGCGCACGTCGGGGAACAAGATCGTCATCCTGGAGCAGGTGAACTTCGCCACCGACCAGGACGTCATCCTCTCCGAGTCCTATCCGGTGCTGGAGGAGGTCGCGCGGGTGATGGAGGAGAACCCGAAGATGGACCGCATCCTCATCGAGGGTCACACCGACTCGCGCGCCAGCGACCAGTACAACCTGGAGCTGTCCAAGCGCCGCGCCGCCAGCGTGAAGCGCTTCCTCATCGAGACCGGCGTCGCCGCGGAGCGCGTGTGCTCGCAGGGCTACGGGCGCAGCATGCCCCTGGCCGACAACGCCACGGAGGAAGGCATGGCCCTCAACCGCCGCGTCGAGTTCACCATCCAGCCGCCGAGCGATGGTCCCCGCCCGCCCTGCCCGGATGACGCGGAGGCCGCGTCCAAGAAGAAGGGCGGCAAGCAGCGCCCCGCGCCGCCCAAGAAGCAGCCGTAG